A segment of the Candidatus Bathyarchaeota archaeon genome:
GGCTGTTGCTTTTTCCAGGGAGCCTTTGGGTATTGCAAATTTTATTTTATCCATAAATTTTCACCTAAACGTTTAGAGAGTAGTCTGGTTTGGTTTTGTTTTGCAGAAACGTTTTGCTGGGGGGCTGCGCCTAATTTACAATAAGATTTCGTTAAGCTTTCAATGAAGGCAATCGCCTTGTATGAACGCAATCCCTCATCATACGTCACTAAACGACACCACAACAGCGCTCACCCTAATAAACCGTTCCACTAATATTTAACCTTCAAAAAACACTATGGAACAGGAGCGGCCTCAGCTAATTCTTTTTTATGTGGAAAACCAGGGGCGGCACAGAATTCTGCGTCTCCAACTCCACGCCCAGCAGCCCCTCTATAATGCCCCGCCAGATTTCCGCGTCGCTGATGACCGGTGCTTTGATGAGCAGGAAGCGGTCTTTTAGGTATAAGTCGCCTAAACCTTGGACTTTTAGGCGTTTGAAGATGGCTTCCCAGTTTTCTTTGTTGGAAGAGTCAATGCCCAGTGTGGACTGAATGGACACTTTGAGGGCGTTGCCCATGCGGGCTCCGATTTCATGAAATTTCTCTTTTGGCACGTACTGCGAGAAGATGTTTATGAGCTCCACGTTGATGATGGCGATTCTGCTGATGCCGCAGTAGTATTCGCCTGGGAAATTCCAGTCGTCGATGTTGAGGCTTCGGTAAATGTCCAGCATCTTGGAGATGAGCTGTTTGATGCCGGCTTCTTTGCCCTCCGCGATGAGGGATTCGATGTATTCGCGTTCGCTCCGCTCCAAAATTATGGTGGTGCGCTTGATTTCGTCGCCCTTAGATGGAAGCGGAGGCTTACCTGGCATAACCGATATTTTCTCAGCCATACATAATATGCCTTATGTATTGGCAAAACGAATTCAAAATAAACTAAAGAACGTTAATTAAACTGGGCTTGCCCTAATGGGGTGCCGATGAAGAGATTAAAAAGCTGACTGATGATGCACTCTAGGGTATCTGAGGCAAAAATTTTGGAAAATAAGGTTTAGGTTATGACTTTCTTGCGGATCAAATAGATCAGCATGCCTAAGCCCACCACGAACAGGGCAAAGCCAACGCCTATGGAGGCAAAGTAGTTTAGACCCAGCACTTTTCCCAGTAGGTACGGCACATATGTGGGGCCGGCGAACAGCAAAATCACTGAGAGAAACGTCAGGGTAATTCGGGTGGATTTAGATTCGATTCCGCTTACTTGAACTTCTTGGTTAACTTCAGTCATGCATCCCCACTCTTATTGCTCTTCAATTGGATTGTTGTCTACAAAACCTTCTTTTATTTCTTTTCCTAAAGCCTTCATTAAAAACTTGAAAACCAAAAATCCAGCGCCCTTATCCGCCTTAAAACCCATCGTTGTACCCAGCAAACTGACCCCGTCGATTTTACGTTCCTTCGCCAAAGCCAAAGTTAAGCCCGTGCCCCCCACGATTTTGCCCTTACTGTAGATGACTCCGCCCTTCTCCATGAATTCAGCAGCAAGACGCGGCGAAGACGCGGCGATGTACACCTGCGCTTTATCCTCGGTTATGGGGACTCCGCCCATGGTGACTACGAAGTGGCAGCCGATTTCCTCCACAAAATCCAACACGGAATCGCAGACCACATAGTGGGCGACGACGTCGTCGAAGCTGGGCTGCACTTCGCCTGTCATGATGATGAGGTTGTTTTTCTCCATGGGCGCATAATAGAATTCGTATCTGGGCAGGTGCGCGATGCCTTTGGTGGATATGCCGATGTAGTCGGGGAAGGTGGGCGAGTAGAGTTCCGCGAAGGGTTTAGCGTCGCAGAATTTGATGAGCAGATGAGCCGCTATTCGTCCTACGTTGCCGAAGCCCGGTAGCCCCTGAACGAAGATTGGGTTGTCTAAGGGGGGGTTGGTGAGTTTACGTAGGTAGGGCTTATCCATCAGTGTCCATCCGCCCTTAGGGAAATAAACTCGACACTAAAATCCTTTTGCAGTAGGCGAAAAAGAAACTATTAATATTCGAGGTGATGTTTATAGGGTTCACCCAAGCCTGGTTTGTCTAAGTATATGTAGCGGGGTGGGGTAGCCAGGATTAACCCGCTGGGCTCATAACCCAGAGATCAGTAGTTCAAATCTACTCCCCGCTACCAACACTTTTCAGCAACCGTTAGCTTTTCTTGCGCAAAACGGGTTTGCAAGCTTTATTAAAACCGCCGTTTCATCTTTTTTGGGGAAAACTGCTTGTCAATCGATGAAACCACGGTATTAGACATTATAGAGAAAGCCAGCAAAAGCGTCGTCAACATATCCACCGTCAAGCTAGTCCACAACATCTTCTACCAAGCCGTGCCCGTGGGCGGCATGGGCTCAGGAACCATCATCGACCAAGCAGGCTTAATCTTAACCAACAACCACGTGGTCGGCGGCGCAGAAAAAATCACTGTAACCCTCTGGAACAACCAGGTCCTAGAGGGCACCTTGGTGGGCAACTGCGCCATCCATGACTTAGCCGTTGTTAAGGTGGAGGCGGCGGATTTGCCCTCGGCGCAGTTATCTGACTCTGAGAAGCTGCGGGTGGGGCAGCGGGTCTACGCCATCGGCAACCCCTTCGGCCTCGCAGGCGGACCCAGCGTCACCAGCGGCGTAGTCAGCGCCATAAACCGCACCATCGAATCCGAACGTGGCTTAATCGAGGGGCTGGTGCAGACCGACGCAGCCATCAACCCCGGTAACAGCGGCGGCCCCCTGCTGGATGTATCGGGTGAAGTGGTGGCTATAAGCACCGCCATCATTCCCTACGCGCAGGGCATCGGCTTTGCCATCCCCATAAACGCGGCTAAACGCTGCACCCACGACTTAATCACCGAAGGCGCCCAACCTAAACCCTGGCTGGGCATCGTCGGCTTAACGCTGACGCCGCAAGTGGCTCGCTACTACAGCTTACCCGTGGACCACGGAGTCTACGTGACTAAGGTGGCATCTGGCAGCCCAGCGCAGGCAGCCGGCATGGTTCAAGGCGACATCATCCTGCAGATCGGCAACGTGGAAACCCGCAGAATCGAGGATTTAGTGTCTGAGGTGCAGCGGCGAGGCGTAGGCGAGGCAACCCGGGTTTTCGCGGTTAGGGGAGGACGCGAATACTACTTTGACCTTAAACTCAGCGAGGCGCCATAGTAGATGAGCCAGAGCCAAATCCGCGAAATCCTGCTCAAATATCGGGTGATCGCCGTCGTGGGGTTATCTGACGAGCCAGGCAAACCCAGCTACAGCGTCGCAGCGTACCTCCAAAAACATGGCTACCGAATAATCCCCGTTAACCCCAACATCGAATCGGCGCTGGGACAAAAAAGCTACGGCAGCCTCCTTGAAGTGCCCCCGGAAATCCAGTGCAGCATCGAGGTGGTGGATATTTTTCGGCGAAGCAACGCGGTCGCGCCGATCGTCGAGCAAGCCATCATGCTTAAGCGGAGGCTTGGGCGCCCCATGGTGGTTTGGATGCAGATGGGCGTTGCCGATTTGCATTCGGCTGCCCTAGCACAGAAGGCGGGGTTAGCTGTGGTTATGAATAAGTGTATGATGGAGGAGCATTTTAGGCTGCTGCATTAGGCGCCGCCTAGAATCAGCGAGGCAATGGTGGCGATGAGGACTATGGCGAAGGTTTCCGCTAAGGTGATTTTCCAGTTCACCCGGGTTTTTTTGCTGCGGTAGCGGACCAGAAATACGCCTACGATGCCGGTGACCAGCAGCAGCGAGACGCCGACGTTATAGTACATGGGCAACGCCAGATAGGTTGCTATGGGGATGATGCCGGCTATGAAGGTTGTGACTCCGCAGATGATGGCGGCGTAGAGGTTGGAGCGGTGGATTTCTTTTCCCAGCAGCACAAAGAGTTTCTGCACCAGCATCAGGGATTTGTCGCGTTCTTTCTTGTCGGGGATGTCGCTGAGGCTGTAGTTCATCAGGTTCTGCAGGGTCATGATGTCGTTGAGGTCCTCAGTGATGCCTCCTAGCAGGAAACTGGAGAAGTTGGTGATGGAGACGGCGCTTAACGTGAGGAAAGCGGCGAAGATGACGGCGGGTTGATTAGACAGAAAACTTGATGTTCCCGTGAAGGTGGCTATGAAGGCGGAGAGGATAACCACGAGGCTAGTGATGGAGCCATCTACCAAGCCGGCCACGACCTCCATGATGGGTTCCTTCTTCAGCAGCAGGCTCTCCCATTCCTTGCCGAGTTTTTGGCCCTGAGGCGTCAGGTAGACGTATTCGTCTTCTTCCACGATGAGTTTTTCAGCTGCCATCTCGCGGAGGGCTTTATCGAGCTCTGAGGTGTCGATGCAGGCACGTTTAGAGCAGACGCGGTCGATGCGGCGTTTGAGCGTTTGCCTTTTAAGTTTAGCACCTTTGGTTAAATTCAGAAGAACAACTATGCGGATAACGTCAGGTAATTCTTGAACTTCAAAGGACACTCAAATAGTCACCGAATACAACAATCAATCAACTATTTCTTTGAGACCCTAAATAACTTTGTGCGAAGAAATAGCGATATGCCCCATGATGGGCACGCATTTTTTGCTAAGGTTACTTTTCAGGTAAGGGGCACATCCGCCAGCTTAGCCAGCTCAATGTACC
Coding sequences within it:
- a CDS encoding PAC2 family protein produces the protein MDKPYLRKLTNPPLDNPIFVQGLPGFGNVGRIAAHLLIKFCDAKPFAELYSPTFPDYIGISTKGIAHLPRYEFYYAPMEKNNLIIMTGEVQPSFDDVVAHYVVCDSVLDFVEEIGCHFVVTMGGVPITEDKAQVYIAASSPRLAAEFMEKGGVIYSKGKIVGGTGLTLALAKERKIDGVSLLGTTMGFKADKGAGFLVFKFLMKALGKEIKEGFVDNNPIEEQ
- a CDS encoding trypsin-like peptidase domain-containing protein; amino-acid sequence: MSIDETTVLDIIEKASKSVVNISTVKLVHNIFYQAVPVGGMGSGTIIDQAGLILTNNHVVGGAEKITVTLWNNQVLEGTLVGNCAIHDLAVVKVEAADLPSAQLSDSEKLRVGQRVYAIGNPFGLAGGPSVTSGVVSAINRTIESERGLIEGLVQTDAAINPGNSGGPLLDVSGEVVAISTAIIPYAQGIGFAIPINAAKRCTHDLITEGAQPKPWLGIVGLTLTPQVARYYSLPVDHGVYVTKVASGSPAQAAGMVQGDIILQIGNVETRRIEDLVSEVQRRGVGEATRVFAVRGGREYYFDLKLSEAP
- a CDS encoding CoA-binding protein, whose protein sequence is MSQSQIREILLKYRVIAVVGLSDEPGKPSYSVAAYLQKHGYRIIPVNPNIESALGQKSYGSLLEVPPEIQCSIEVVDIFRRSNAVAPIVEQAIMLKRRLGRPMVVWMQMGVADLHSAALAQKAGLAVVMNKCMMEEHFRLLH